GGTGTGTCAGCTTGTGGGGATTGCTGATCGTGACAAGCGTCAGATTTGGACTCACTCAAAGGGGACAAATTTATTATAAAAAATAAATCTGTCCCCATTTTTAAAGTGGACGTAGAGCGAGAGCATTCAATGGGGACAGATTTATTATCATTGGTAGCGGCTCCTGTACCATTCAGCCTCTCACTCCAACGAGCATGGAAAATGGATTCTCACTCGATTCTGGCTTTTACCCTGGTCGCCGCTATTGCCATCGCAAGCCCAGGCCCCGCGACGCTGATGGCGATCAACAACAGCCTGGCCCATGGTCAGCGCAGCGCGATCTGGTCGTCGCTCGGCAATGCCAGTGGTCTGTTCTGCCTTTCAGCTGCCGCGATGCTCGGGCTCGGGGCATTGCTCGCCAGTTCCGAAATGCTGTTCAACGCGGTGAAGATCATTGGCGCCGGTTATCTGTTCTATCTCGGGATCAAGCAACTGTTCAAAAAGGACGCGATGCTTCAGGACAGTCCTCAGGACGATTCGAAGAAAGCCCGGCCCACGCGCCTGAAACTTTACAAGTCGGCATTCCTGACGGCCGTGACCAATCCCAAGGCGACGATGTTTTTCACCGCGCTGTTTCCGCAATTCATCGACCAGAGCGCGACGCTGCTGCCACAGTTCCTGATCCTGA
The sequence above is a segment of the Pseudomonas sp. HS6 genome. Coding sequences within it:
- a CDS encoding LysE family translocator, which translates into the protein MDSHSILAFTLVAAIAIASPGPATLMAINNSLAHGQRSAIWSSLGNASGLFCLSAAAMLGLGALLASSEMLFNAVKIIGAGYLFYLGIKQLFKKDAMLQDSPQDDSKKARPTRLKLYKSAFLTAVTNPKATMFFTALFPQFIDQSATLLPQFLILTSIFMALSVTSLTLYAALASRAKGVLTRPAFSRWVSRVVGSTFIGFGAAILTMRRQAA